The region TAGTGACAAAGCATATCGATACACAAAAGCTAAATGTAACACAAGGTTTTATAGGAAGTGATAAAAATAATTTTACAACAACCTTAGGTCGTGAAGGAAGTGACTATACAGCTGCTATTTTAGGCTATTGTTTAAATGCAGACAGTGTGACTATTTGGAAAGATGTTCCTGGAGTATTAAATGCAGACCCAAGACACTTTAATAACGCACAATTACTTAACTCTATTTCCTATACTGAAGCAATCGAGTTAGCTTTTTATGGCGCCTCTGTTATTCATCCAAAAACATTACAACCTTTACAACGTAAAGAAATCCCGTTGTATGTCAAATCGTTTTTAAATCCAAAAGCAAATGGAACAGTGGTTAATAAAACACAAGGGATTCAGCCAGAAGTACCTTGTTTTATTGTTAAAAAAAATCAGGTCTTATTATCCTTGTCAACATTAGATTTTTCTTATATCGTCGAAGATAATATCAGCGAGATATTTAATCTATTATCTAAGTATAAAATGAAAGTAGATGTAATACAAAACTCTGCAATCAGTTTTTCGGTCTGTTTTGATAATAATTATGATAATTTAGAACCATTATTGCTACATTTAAAAGCTAAGTTTAAAGTCAACTGTAATAATAATGTATCATTATATACTATACGACACTATAACCAAAAAGCAATCAACGATTTAGAAGCTGGAAAAACTGTGTTATTGAAACAAATGTTTCAAGAAACATTACAAATAGTAACAAAATAAATCTATTGATTACATTTGTATCAACCAAAAATGATAAATATTAAATGGGATTAGTCACTGCTAAAGAAGTTTCAAAAGCTATAAAACTTGATAAGTATGGGTTTTTAGGCACTTTTGTTGGGTGGTTGCTAATGAAAGTTTTAAAAATCTCAACTTTAAATAAAATATACAATCGAAATAAACATTTAAAAGATTTAGAATTTTTAAATGGAATTTTAGACGAGTTTCAAATTAAATTTGAAATTCCAGAAGAAGATTTAAAACGTTTACCTAAAGAAGGTGCTTATATAACAGTATCAAATCATCCACTTGGAGGAATAGATGGCATTCTGCTATTAAAATTAATGTTGGAGCAGCGTGACGATTTTAAAATTATCGCCAACTTTTTACTACATCGCATAGAACCAATGAAACCTTATATAATGCCAGTAAATCCTTTTGAAGACAGGAAAGATGTTAAGTCTAGTATTGCGGGATTTAAAAGCGCTATATCGCATTTAAGAGCAGGTTGTCCACTTGGTATATTTCCAGCAGGAGAGGTGTCTACATATAAAGATGGTAAGTTAATGGTTGATAGACCTTGGGAGGAAGCAGCAATGAAATTGGTACAGAAAGCAAATGTACCTGTGGTTCCTATTTATTTTCATGCAAAAAACAGTAAGCTCTTTTATAAATTATCTAAGATTAATGATACGTTTAGAACCGCTAAATTACCTTCGGAACTATTAACTCAAAAGCGAAGAGTTATTAAAGTTAGAATTGGTAAACCTATAAGTATATCAGATCAGGCAGAGCATGAGTCGCTAACTGATTTTTCTGAATTTATCAGAAAAAAAACCTATATGCTTTCCAATGCATTTGAGCCAAAAGAAAAAATTATAGATACCATATCATCCAGTTTAAAAGTTCCCAAATCATCTAAGCCTCCAAAACAAATTGTCACTCCTGTTAGTCAAGACTCTATGATTAACGAAGTGGAAAAGCTTAGAACTAATGACTGTAAATTATTAACCAGTAAAAACTACGAAGTCTTTTTAGCTCAAGCTGAAGATATGCCCAACTTACTCAGAGAAATTGGACGTTTAAGAGAAATAACTTTTAGAGAAGTAGGCGAAGGGACTAATGAGTCTATAGATTTAGACCAATTTGATAAGTATTATCATCATCTATTTTTATGGGATTACGAAGCCAATGTTTTAGCAGGCGCTTACAGAATGGGATTAGGATCTCAAATATTTGCAAATCATGGTATAAATGGTTTTTATCTTCAAGACTTATTTGGATTTGAACCAGAATTGTATAAAATGATGAGCGAGTCTA is a window of Olleya sp. YS DNA encoding:
- a CDS encoding aspartate kinase; this encodes MRVFKFGGASVKDANGVKNLISVLEQVGHKNTMIVVSAMGKTTNALEVVVGHYFDNKKELQSAIQEVINYHNTIILELFENENHPVFKITNTLFEELKVFLKANKSPDYNFVYDQVIGYGELLSTTIISQYLAIKGFANQWIDVRQLIKTDDYYRRANVNWEQTQQLVTKHIDTQKLNVTQGFIGSDKNNFTTTLGREGSDYTAAILGYCLNADSVTIWKDVPGVLNADPRHFNNAQLLNSISYTEAIELAFYGASVIHPKTLQPLQRKEIPLYVKSFLNPKANGTVVNKTQGIQPEVPCFIVKKNQVLLSLSTLDFSYIVEDNISEIFNLLSKYKMKVDVIQNSAISFSVCFDNNYDNLEPLLLHLKAKFKVNCNNNVSLYTIRHYNQKAINDLEAGKTVLLKQMFQETLQIVTK
- a CDS encoding lysophospholipid acyltransferase family protein, giving the protein MGLVTAKEVSKAIKLDKYGFLGTFVGWLLMKVLKISTLNKIYNRNKHLKDLEFLNGILDEFQIKFEIPEEDLKRLPKEGAYITVSNHPLGGIDGILLLKLMLEQRDDFKIIANFLLHRIEPMKPYIMPVNPFEDRKDVKSSIAGFKSAISHLRAGCPLGIFPAGEVSTYKDGKLMVDRPWEEAAMKLVQKANVPVVPIYFHAKNSKLFYKLSKINDTFRTAKLPSELLTQKRRVIKVRIGKPISISDQAEHESLTDFSEFIRKKTYMLSNAFEPKEKIIDTISSSLKVPKSSKPPKQIVTPVSQDSMINEVEKLRTNDCKLLTSKNYEVFLAQAEDMPNLLREIGRLREITFREVGEGTNESIDLDQFDKYYHHLFLWDYEANVLAGAYRMGLGSQIFANHGINGFYLQDLFGFEPELYKMMSESIEMGRAFIIKDYQQKPMPLFLLWKGIVHTTLRHPEHKYLIGGVSISNQFSEFSKSLMIEFMKSHYYDPYVAQYVHPKKEFKVKLKDADKDFVFDATEADLNKFDKIIDEIEPGALRLPVLLKKYIKQNARLVAFNVDPLFNNAVDGLMYIKIADLPESTVRPVMEEFQAELERKVSEQNNES